Within Fimbriimonadaceae bacterium, the genomic segment GACATAGGTGCCCACGCCATGGAGAAGAAGCACCGGCTTTGCGCGCTCATCGGTCTGGTAGAGAAAGGCGTGCTCGTGATATATCACGGTGCCGTGGGCATTGTCGTACGCAAAATAGCTGTAGCTTCTCGGCTGGTGGCTGACCTGCTCGGCCTTGCCGGTCGCGACGTCGAGCTTGAACACCTGCTCCGTATCGGCTCGGTAGTTCTTTGGCTCTGAGCTCAGCTTCTCGAAGAACACATACTTGCCGTCCCGAGTCCAGGCAAGGTCGGAACAGTAGACGTCCTTGGCGACGGCCTTCGAAGCGCCGGTCTCCAGATCGACGAGGTAGAGCGTCGGGTTCGAGGTGTCCGCCGTCGCCGCCAGAGTCCGTCCATTCGGAGAGACCGCGGTCCAGTAGCCCTCGACGTCCCACGGCAGCTCGAGCGCTCGACGCTTGCCCGTGGACAGATCGAGAACAAAGAAGTGCGTCGGAGCCCCCGCGCCGTCCGAGGGCTCGGTGCCGAGCTGCCGCAACAGCACCCTGTTCTCGTCAAGGAACTCGGGGGGACCATACCACCCGTCGCTTGTGACCCGCCGCACGAACTTGAGGTTGCGGTCCAGCATCACCACGTCGGTAGGAACCGCACCGTCTGCTCGCTCGCCCTCGTAGCGGCCATCCCGATCCCGATGGTGGTTGCCGTAGATGTGAAGCGACAACGCCCGTTCGCCGTCCGCGCTCCAACAGAGCGGAGGCCCGTAGTCCAGACGGCGCGTCCCCCCGGTCTTCAGCTCGTAGGCCATCGCCTCGGAGTCGGTGCCGGGCCCGCGCGGCTGAGCCGAATAGAACAGAAACCGGCCGTCTGGGCTCCAGTCAATCGCTGACCAGTCCGGTACCGCAACCAACCGCCTAGGGCGATCGAGGGTTTCATCGAAGAGCCAGAGGTCCCCGCTCGCCTGATACGCCAGGAATTTCCCATCGGGCGACCACTTGGGAGGCGTCGAGCCCGAAGCGAACGTCACGGGTTGATGCGAGGGACGATGGATCGTCAGCATCCACCTACGGTCTCCAGTCTGCTCGAGGATCGCCAGCTTGGCCGGAGTGTGCGGAGTTACGCCAAAGGCCTGGTCTGCGCCGCCGGCGACCGCCTCCCTCCGCTTGAGAGGACTCGTCAAGACGGAGGCTTTTCCGCCAGGCGATTTGATGATCTTGTCGTTACTCGTAAGGAAGACCTGGACCGCTCCGAGTGTCACCTGGTCACCCTTTTCAGACACCTCATAGTGCGCCTGCTCGCAGACCATGCCCGTGTCGGTGGACGGACGCGCGATCCCGAGGACCCCGTTTGCGGTTCCCCACTGCGTGACCTTGAACGTCGAATCGCCTTCCTCCCCCTCAGCGAGGAGTTGGCCCGCTCCGTCGGCGTTGAACTCGAGGATCATCTCAAGCCCGCCAACCTGCTTCCACTGGCCGACCAGCCGGGCATCTCGTCCAGCGGGAATTGGATTTGGCTCTCCGCCGCCGCAGCCAAACGCGAGGAAGGCCAAGCAAACCAGAGCACCCATCCTTCTTGGCGAAGGCATATCAGATTATCCGCCAGAACAGCGCCATCACCACGATCACACGGGTTCGGGCCCTCATGCGAACACATCGGGGATGTGACGTAGAATGAAGTTGTTTCGATAGTGACCCTTGAGGCAAAGGTGGCCATTCTGAGTCGAATGAGAACGCTTTCGATTTGCGCCATGTGTGTGGGCGCGCTCGCGACTTCGAACCTGGCTCGATCCCAAGACTTCAGTCAGAGTGAGGTCGAGTCCCTGATGCGCAGCCAGAACTGGGCGCAGGCTCGGCTGAAACTTCAGCGGTCGGGAAGCAAGTCTGTTGTGCACATCGTGCGCGTCATGGACGGCGATCGCAAACTGCAGGAAAGGGGTATGGAAGTGATCGAGCTTCTGGGTCCCCAGGCCGTGCCCGCGCTCCTTCAGTGCCTTGAGGATGAGGGGGATCCCTACGGAGCCGCCTACTATGGTCTCAGGGTGCTTGATGGTCGCTCCCTGCTCCCCATGCTTTCCGGTTCCAAAGGCAAAGCCTGGCCTGTCAGAATGGCAGCCTTGGTCGGTGCCGCCTACTGCGCACTGCACGGCGGGCTACCACCAAGCGATGCACCGAGGGTGCTGTCCCACCTGAGGGAGCTGGCATCGCACCCGGATCCCAATTCCGCCCACACGATGGGCCGGCGAATCCTGGGTTGGCTTGGGCCTGTTGCGATGCCGACCATCACCGCAATGGCGAGTTCCTCAATTGTAGAAGAACGCCGGGCAGCCTCGGTGGCGTGCGTGCGCGCTATCGAGTTGCACAATCCGTTCTTTACGCTCACCAATGAAGAGATTGAGCAGCAGCGAGTCTACACGGGCATGCTTCGGAGGGCGCTTAAGGACGCGGATGCAAGTGTGCGTGCCACGTCGTGTTACGGGTTGAGCAACAGCGTGGATGGCAAGGAGGCTTCGCCGCTGTTCGCACAACGGCTTGACGATCCTAGCGCGATCGTGCGAGCCAATGCCCTAGCCGCGATGGCACGGGTGAAGGGAAAGGGGTATGTCCAAGCCGCAACGAGACTAAAGGGTGACCCGGACCAAGAGGTGAGACGGGTGGCCTACGTGATCCTTCACCAACATCGTAGGGGCAGTGGACCGAGTCCGTAACAAGCAACGATGAACGACCTTGGAATGACCTCATCCGATGGGATCGCACCGATCCTCCAGACGATCCAATGACTCACGCAGAAGCATTCGAGACTCTCGGCCTGCAAGCCGGCGCAAACGAGTCGGAGATTCGTCAGGCGTACCGGGACCTTGCTCAGGTCTGGCATCCAGACCGCTTCCAACACAGCGAGCGCCTCCAAGCGAAGGCTTCGGAACGGTTCAAGGCGATTTCGCTCGCCTATGAGTTGATTCGGGAGAGCGGATGGTGTTCGCCCCCAGCCAAGGGCGAGACCTTCTTCTCCGACCGCACCGATCCCGGCCCACAGGCGCCAGAAGCGGAAGTCGGGGAAACCGAGAATCGGGACGAGGAAAGCACAGATGCTGCGCCGGAGGGTTCCGATTCTCCACAAGCTGAGGCCGATCACAAGCAGTCCAGCAGGCCTGAAAAGCGACAAGTTCAAGTTGCCCAGATCATCCTTGCAGCCGTAGCTTGTTGCGCCTTGGTGGTCGCGCTGAGCAGCTTGCGCGGTACCCCGGACAGCACATCGAGACGGCCAAATACATCCCAAGGTGCGACGCCCAATGCGCCAGCGACGAGCCCCGACGATGCCATCGAAAGTGCTCAAGACGCCACCCTGGCTCCAGTGACGCCCGGTGAGGAGGGGCCTGCTGGGAGTGTTCGTGTATTAGGAAGACTCGGCCAGGCTCTCGAGCCAGTCTCCATATTTGCAAACGCCGACAAGAACTCGCCTGTGTATTACCAAGCCAAGAAGTTCGAGTACCTGGTCATCCAAGACTTCAAATTCCCTCAATGGCGCAAGGTGCTCCTACAGAACGGCAAGTTCGGCTACGTCCCCAGCGAGCTGGTAGCGGCGCTTCCCTACGAGGTCACCATGGACCGCACCTCGCCTCGTATGGGACTCTCGTCGCGATCGGCGGCGGCTTCGGCTGTCGCCAACCAGTCGCTCCGCTACACGGGCACGCCATA encodes:
- a CDS encoding HEAT repeat domain-containing protein, with amino-acid sequence MRTLSICAMCVGALATSNLARSQDFSQSEVESLMRSQNWAQARLKLQRSGSKSVVHIVRVMDGDRKLQERGMEVIELLGPQAVPALLQCLEDEGDPYGAAYYGLRVLDGRSLLPMLSGSKGKAWPVRMAALVGAAYCALHGGLPPSDAPRVLSHLRELASHPDPNSAHTMGRRILGWLGPVAMPTITAMASSSIVEERRAASVACVRAIELHNPFFTLTNEEIEQQRVYTGMLRRALKDADASVRATSCYGLSNSVDGKEASPLFAQRLDDPSAIVRANALAAMARVKGKGYVQAATRLKGDPDQEVRRVAYVILHQHRRGSGPSP
- a CDS encoding NlpC/P60 family protein encodes the protein MTHAEAFETLGLQAGANESEIRQAYRDLAQVWHPDRFQHSERLQAKASERFKAISLAYELIRESGWCSPPAKGETFFSDRTDPGPQAPEAEVGETENRDEESTDAAPEGSDSPQAEADHKQSSRPEKRQVQVAQIILAAVACCALVVALSSLRGTPDSTSRRPNTSQGATPNAPATSPDDAIESAQDATLAPVTPGEEGPAGSVRVLGRLGQALEPVSIFANADKNSPVYYQAKKFEYLVIQDFKFPQWRKVLLQNGKFGYVPSELVAALPYEVTMDRTSPRMGLSSRSAAASAVANQSLRYTGTPYKAGGNDLDRGVDSSGFVKLLFRQVGVDLPRTAAEQVKVGEPVTKLEDLEPGDRLYFWDAKSGNVGHTGIYVGNGYFSHASETKREVCQDYLGDKKWLETLVAARR